The genomic DNA ACACAGAAAATATCGTGATACTATGGTTTATAAATATTTCCCCCTACCTCTAGCATTAACATATAGTGCTTTTCAAGTTCCTCTAAGACAATTTACAAGAAAGCACATTAAACATTCCTCCACCAGTTCTTACGACATAACTCAGTTTCTCACAGATGTTTGTTATTTCTAGTTTCTACATCATTTTCCTATAAAAAATTATTCACGGGTTCAGCAAGCAGCAAGATGCTCTttaacattagtttacattttaccAAAGACAAGACTTTTACATAAGCAGGCCATATATTAAAGGGTTGAAGATCGGTTGGAAGGTCAGAAAGTATAATGACATAAAAATGTGCAACATCATGGGTACACTGCTTATATCAAACCTGCTCTGTACTATTTCAAAGAAACCCCCAAAAGAAAAGTTGAGTAGAGAAGCGAGGTGAGGTGTGCAGGTACTGACAGCTTTCTGTCTGGTCTGTTTAGAACCAGAATAACACACTTTAAGGATCTTCATGTATGTGTACAGGATTAAAATGAGAGGACCAAAGACTACAAGACAAGTGTTAATGAGTCCATAAATGTTGTTCACTGTGGTGTCAGAGCAGGCCAGTTTGACAACATAATAGCTGTTACAGTAAACTGTGTTAATGATGTtcccacacagctgtaaagaggaacttaaaaatatCGGGACAACAAAAAATGGAAATAACCATGTCAGAGCAATAAGCATGGCAACCTTGTTAGATGTCATGCGTGTGTTATATTGCAGAGGATAACCGATAGCAAGATATCTGTCATAAGACATTATggataaattaattaattgtatACTTGCATAAGTATacaaacagaaaatctgcaagaaacagaaGGGAGCATAAATagtgtgaatgtcagagagGATCTGAACAAGAAGGAATGGAAACAACCCTGTACTACCATACAGTTCATTTACAAACAGGCTGCACAGAAAAAGGTACATAGGTTCATGTAAGCTTCTGTTCATACAGATAACCACAATCAGCAACAGATTGGCACAAAGTATTAAAGCATAAAAACACATAATGATCAGGACAAGAAAGTATTTAAAGAGCCCAATATTAAAGTATGCACCAAAAGTGAAATATGAAACCTGTGTAGAgttttgtactgtatattaatataatcaatAAGTGTGATATAGGTAGTGATGATGTAATTATGGGCAATTTGTAATCAGATTCTCAGATTCTGTTTTAATATTTGCAATTTATTTTATCTACATAAAAACTTCTTAGATGCAACAATTTGGTAAAGTCAATGTTGTGATGTGATGGGGCTTTAGGTAGAGCTGGGAATAACAAGAGGtctattgcaatgtattacctttttccaacttcaaattatgtccccaaagaaAAAACTGTCAACatatgttttatctaaaaagataaaattcTGTGTCTTTCACttttattggtgcaaaatgtgATTGTTAAAGGAGAATGccgggcaatttttacattaatcatGATCGCTATACATATgtgtgctcaattacctatttttgagggtgAAATGAAATACAAGTTTTCGCTGCGAAGGCATGAACGTtcttctggaggacatccaccagaccagcgggcactcgttggattgttgtcggccgcGGTATGCGAGGAGGGCGGGGGGGAAGCAGAAGCAAGGATGCCGGCCAGACCAGTTAGCCCGGCAAAGGAAACTACCACAACAATCACCACTGCCACgactcctactcaccaacgccagatggatcacacacaaaatggatatatatgctacaaatacacaccgAACTGCTTCgtgatgatgattattaccgaagcctggctgaacacactcactcatcccagacagcagctagcagctaacagggtaggtgaatttaaacaatgtctaaGTTgcaaaacgcatcttgttgtcatgtaagagccctgttcatgttgcacagacattttaattgcattttgtgtctgttaagaggcacaaaggcactctttatcttatacccccataactgccgttttagttAAGTGTGAACTCTCGgaattagctgcagcaactccatgTTGCTAGCACCAatttggcttctttttttttctactgacACCTATGTGAGTACTCACATAGGTATAGCGAtcaaaattaatgtaaaaattgcccggagttctcctttaaccagataaacagatgaaaaataaatgtcaaatgttGTAAAAAAGATACCTGTGCAATTGATAGAATAATAGATTGAATAAATGATTCACTCTTTAACATCAGTTTTCATTTAACCAAAAATAAGACTTTTGCATAAGCTACGTATTTTAGACATTTGCAGGCCATACATTAAAGGGTTGAAGATTGGTTGGCAGGTCAGGAAGTATAATGACAAAAATATGCGCAACATCATGGGTACACTGCTCATATCAAACCTACTCTGTACTATTTCAAAGAAACACCCAAAAGAGAAGTTGAGCAGAGAAGCGAGGTGAGGTGTGCAGGTACTGACAGCTTTCTGTCTGGTCTGTTTAGAACcagaaaaacacactttaaggaTCATCACGTACGTGTAAATAATTAAACTGAGAGGACCAAAGACTATAAGACATAGGTTAATGAGTCCATAAATGTTGTTCACTCTGGTGTCAGAGCAGGCCAGTTTGACAACATAATAGTTGTCACAGTATACTTTTTTAATGATGTTCCCACATAGCTGTaaagaggaacttaaaaatatCGGGACAGCAATTGCAAAAAATGGAAATAACCATGTTAGAGCAATAAGCACGGCAACCTTGTTAGATGTCATACGTGTGTTATATTGCAGAGGATAACAGATAGCAAGATATCTGTCATAAGACATGATCGCTAAGGTCCAAAATTCTACAGCTCCATAAGAGTacaaacagaaaatctgcaggAAACAAAATGGAGCAGAGacagtgtgaatgtcagagagGATCTGAACCAGAAGGAATGGAAACAACCCTGTACTACCATACAGTTCATTTACAAACAGGCTGCACAGAAAAAGGTACATAGGTTCATGTAAGCTTCTGTTCATACAGATAACCACAATCAGCAAAAGATTTGTACTAATTATTACAGCATAaaaacacataataataatgaaaaataagTATTTAAAGAGCCCAATATTAAAGTATGCACCAAAAGTGAAATATGAAACCTGTGTAGAGTTTATCATGATCATTCATTTGGTTCACAACACAACCTTTCAAGTTTGCACACGGTGAACAGTTGACAATGTTACATTTTGTAGGTTAGCAGAAATCAAATATACGCTTATCTTGGACTCACTGTATTAACACACAAGCAGTATTCAGCCTGTAGACAGTAAATACATCAATTCTTACTAAAACACAGACTCTTCAAACTTACCATTTACCTTATTTAAAGTCAATATAATGTTAGGGTTAGAAATGACAGATCTGTCAGTTTATGACATTGCGTgaatcatcttacattcatcagCTGTCTAGCTGCAGTCACGCTGTCACTGCTTTAAAACTGAGAGGAAACTCTGTGTCTGCTTCTTTTAAACTCAGAGGGTGTGCACATCAGCAGTCAGGCCTCATTACCACAGGACACATGTGATATCTGAACTTCTACTCTGACcatattaaaaaacaacattggtcagtaaaacaaaaaataagcaaACATTGATTAGTGCAAGTAATCATTTGTCAATGTTAATAGGCCTAATATagatatgttttttatatatagaaACGTTTATACAAAAAGCTGCAATATAATGTGTTTCACAAAAGATGACAAATACACGTAAAAACACGAAAAAAAAATAGGACAATTAAAAGGTCTGTTAAAACCGAGACTTTCTACGAcccatatttacatttattggtAGGTAGCGCCACCCTCTAGTGCTGTAGTAGTTATGGCGGAAGAAAACCAGAAAATCATGTAACCTGGTATTAAGACCAAGCAGCATCTTCCGTGCCAAGAAGTGATGCCAATTCATAACTACCTTAAAGCTGCGTTCTATCCAATTTCCTTCAGGGGTGaatccactggctccaaaaagaagtcagtttctatagaagtctgtgagaaaatgagcctagttctcacttgatttatcacctcagtaaacattttcataatgagttcatggtctcaatcgctagccttgtttgcatttctttaaaccaatcagaattgttaagCTCCGGACACAGTGACGATGCCTCTTTGAAATAGTCTTGGGTGGTCACGGTTGAGCACTATTCAGGCTTAGCCCAATAAAGCAAGTGAGGTCATTGCCCAGTGGGCTGATGAGCCACAAGAATGAGCATAAAGGTTTGTTTATGGCTCCCCAAATGGCAGGCAAGGTCAGAGGCCTTAGCATGTTGAGCCGGAGCTAAGGAAGAGTGTTGACAATACCAACTAAATATACAATAGTTGGGCTCATCTGTATGCACAGGGCCATTTCTGGAACCAAACTGCTAGATCAGGCCTTGAGTTACACAGAGTCCGAGATGCCTTGTAATTGCAGGTATTCTCTCAAGGCCCTGGAAGACCACCGCTGTGTTAGATTTTGCCCCAGAGAAAAAGTTGCTCACCTCTATGCCCCTGAACGTCACTGAAAGGAAACTGAGGTGCTTTACTAATAGACCTCTGTGTAAGTCACATTGTCCATAAGGAACATCGTATTCAAGCATAGGTCAATTCATAAGGGTAGTTGGTACATGAACATTTTATGGCCAAAGATCAATGACCAACTCTAGAAATCCTATCTTCAAATCACTGACCCGGCTACTCTAAATGTGTAGCAAGGGGTGAACTGGTAATGCCTGGGAAAAACTAATGTGCACCAGGTCTTACAGACTTATTTGCAGAGGaaaattatcaaaataaaataaaaaaaatctattcattCTAAATCTAAAAAACTGTCCACAACATACCCATGCTCAAAAGCCTTCATTGCAGAGTGGCTGTTCAGAATCATTGCCAGAAGGTCAATGGCGATTTAACGCAACTTAACAACGCCTTCCTTAACTGTAACA from Perca fluviatilis chromosome 2, GENO_Pfluv_1.0, whole genome shotgun sequence includes the following:
- the LOC120549505 gene encoding olfactory receptor 52D1-like; its protein translation is MIMINSTQVSYFTFGAYFNIGLFKYLFFIIIMCFYAVIISTNLLLIVVICMNRSLHEPMYLFLCSLFVNELYGSTGLFPFLLVQILSDIHTVSAPFCFLQIFCLYSYGAVEFWTLAIMSYDRYLAICYPLQYNTRMTSNKVAVLIALTWLFPFFAIAVPIFLSSSLQLCGNIIKKVYCDNYYVVKLACSDTRVNNIYGLINLCLIVFGPLSLIIYTYVMILKVCFSGSKQTRQKAVSTCTPHLASLLNFSFGCFFEIVQSRFDMSSVPMMLRIFLSLYFLTCQPIFNPLMYGLQMSKIRSLCKSLIFG